The following proteins are encoded in a genomic region of Vanessa tameamea isolate UH-Manoa-2023 chromosome 4, ilVanTame1 primary haplotype, whole genome shotgun sequence:
- the LOC113394489 gene encoding rootletin-like yields MGATTQEFEIFEQQFIELIGEYQTISGSEKQLRAELRKEATRAEGAEAARDAAERAAATTRASAAAATAGAAQAAKALASAQEELVTVKMQLDFSENQRRLFEDKCTEMSDKINCLEKELQQLQPLQSAHGATQRQYIELQGRIQTVTEEARSEVSKLEVELRRVERCAGAGAELRERARLAAAAHARERALAANELAHTTRELLAANAEIARLKIKVTELLYQLSNRESLNEMHDPESQALAEVRAALEAERSGTAKLERALAAALADNATLASELHIKDNDSSEEKTSISENPSSICPIDSFLAD; encoded by the exons ATGGGTGCAACTACACaagaatttgaaatatttgaacagcaatttatagaattaattgGTGAATATCAGACAATTTCG ggTTCCGAAAAGCAGTTGCGTGCAGAGCTTCGTAAAGAGGCAACGCGTGCAGAGGGAGCCGAAGCAGCTCGAGATGCGGCAGAGCGGGCGGCGGCGACAACTCGCGCCAGCGCCGCCGCCGCCACCGCCGGCGCCGCACAGGCCGCCAAGGCACTCGCATCGGCACAGGAAGAGCTTGTCACTGTTAAAATGCAATTGGATTTTTCT GAAAATCAGCGCAGACTCTTTGAAGATAAATGCACTGAGAtgtctgataaaataaattgtctagAAAAAGAATTACAGCAACTGCAACCTCTACAGTCCGCACACGGTGCCACACAGCGTCAGTATATCGAATTACAGGGACGCATTCAAACCGTCACAGAAGAAGCTCGAAG CGAGGTATCCAAACTTGAGGTTGAACTTCGAAGAGTAGAGCGGTGCGCCGGCGCGGGCGCCGAGCTGCGCGAGCGCGCGCGGCTCGCGGCGGCGGCGCACGCGCGCGAGCGGGCACTCGCAGCCAACGAGCTCGCTCACACTACTCGAGAGCTGCTCGCAGCTAATG CTGAAATAGCTCGactcaaaattaaagtaaccgAGTTACTGTATCAGTTATCCAATAGAGAGTCCCTCAACGAGATGCATGACCCGGAATCACAAGCTTTAGCCGAAGTGCGTGCGGCTTTAGAAGCTGAGAGATCAGGAACGGCTAAGTTAGAACGGGCCTTAGCTGCGGCTTTAGCTGATAACGCTACTTTAGCATCtgaattacatataaaagaTAACGATTCATCCGAAGAAAAAACTTCAATATCAGAAAACCCTTCTAGTATATGCCCAATAGATTCATTTCttgcagattaa
- the LOC113394479 gene encoding thioester-containing protein 1 allele S3-like → MDIITALNINKMKNNTTLFYFLMVLITSSTVQCVSVLGPKALRPFGNYKVSIAGGSRAHNLYVAVEGKRATGEQFSQGRLVQVPPAASRLIDLEIGDPGPGKYRLIARSTSGPLFAASASLVYQPRSFCIFIQTDKRVYQPGDTINFRVIALDKYLLPLSSTVDVSLLDTGGSPVRQWAAKPLDRGIFAEELLLADEPALGQWTIQVEVRGQKYSRQILVADYVLPKFHMDVQMPKEMLFSDGRFNINVTANHFNGLPVKGELTISAYAVFFSGLLQPVFSTPARKVMDFNGQADIVYDLKTDLDLAEDAARPLVVEAVLEEKDTLIRQNITTRILLLRTPYRLKVTAPDRFKPTLPYTVQIELVNSSGQTMKISGDVIVERLWDDGAPVNKTTIALTKGFAKYTFTPDLAHANSTLNLVIKYKEISERVVNVQKSMETGGQFLVMELLTRNTSVGDEMRARITATEPMDLVHYVIIGRGDILVAKTLELSPARRSVDVSERVSAGMSPGCSLLAWYPRLAADAVRAAALYAPQGQLLRHQVTVTSVTSGSLLRPNGLVEFRVTGEPGAQAALIGGDENSIATGLADDNGLGSGLDMHTIEREVESYSGLKHSLFKNEDHLPSLGLDLGGKNTTDVFTNAGVVFLTDGLVIKGDDKDGSSVETGTRAPQAGPYAFSRVPPPPAPRHYLTRTLSPHTTWMFTNLTIGNDGMGTRERWSPITPGEWSVGAFAIHPTLGLGLAAPRKLTTALPLSMTAELPESLQKGETIAIIITLKSSLTVDTSVEVTFHNSDQYFEFEPLENNVDSSKKIELFRRVRVAVPARALASTAFLVTASRAGEAPVIVEANGNGVSASLFRTIDVKDGYVEDIWSWALLDGRRGVARVNVSLSPAAGTKLGAVSLEATGDLLANALRAMKAPPGVAADANYALRPMARACILLDYLQATEQDDETTIVKEARVQAATGYQRLMAFRRPDGSFSQEIGDEAISDVWMTSVAARWLSRSSRYVEVSPEAAAAAARWLVGAQAADGSWPPPRQRNDPRAQAGVPLTARALLALLETKANDVLYKNAINKATDSLARALSADLDAHSLAALAGALAAARHPQAAQALQLLDQYANTTGSALYWPRKIPASEWRNPWLKGNSLEASTAAWALRAMLASNLIEESVPVARYLLQALGPKDQDPDVLDALSQFAQTIKTATKLRVSVAVSGSEEPRQFNIDNDNALIIQTQLVREVRNASATTEGRGVCAVGLTARGRTNVTGAWPRYTLDPRVDQVSTRHRLQLSVCVGFVPVGNETESGLALLTVQLPSGYLADLNTITELTAARHVVGARLYAGGSRVSAWLRAGVSERCATLAAPRALAIARQRPAWVTLVDLYDSSHRARVFYQTVSSSACDVCRAWPSCERACGAAAGQLAPAPAPAPAPRAPSPAARASLSALPLLLLLPLLR, encoded by the exons ATGGATATCATAACGGCACTTAATATAAA taaaatgAAGAACAATACAACTCTATTCTACTTTTTAATGGTTCTTATTACATCAAGCACAGTTCAGTG cgTATCAGTATTAGGACCAAAGGCGCTAAGGCCGTTTGGAAATTATAAAGTCTCCATAGCCGGCGGTTCCCGCGCCCACAACCTATATGTTGCGGTAGAGGGCAAGCGAGCTACTGGAGAGCAGTTCTCACAAGGACGACTTGTGCAGGTCCCACCAGCTGCCTCCAGGCTAATAGATTTGGAA ATAGGGGACCCTGGGCCTGGTAAGTACAGGCTGATAGCTCGGTCTACCTCAGGTCCTCTTTTCGCAGCATCAGCCTCCCTAGTTTATCAACCGAGGagtttttgtattttcataCAAACAGATAAACGAGTGTATCAACCCGGAGATACAATAAACTTCAGAGTTATTGCTTTGGACAA ATACTTGTTACCATTATCGAGCACGGTGGACGTGAGCCTGTTAGACACGGGTGGGTCACCGGTGCGCCAGTGGGCCGCTAAGCCTTTGGATCGAGGAATTTTCGCCGAAGAATTGCTCCTAGCTGATGAGCCAGCGCTTGGACAATGGACTATACAA GTCGAAGTTCGCGGACAAAAATACTCCCGGCAGATATTGGTAGCAGATTATGTGCTACCCAAATTCCATATGGATGTTCAAATGCCGAAGGAAATGTTATTCAGCGATGGCCGTTTCAACATAAATGTAACTGCCAA CCATTTCAATGGACTTCCAGTCAAGGGTGAACTCACCATATCTGCTTACGCCGTTTTCTTCTCTGGCCTATTACAACCAGTATTCTCGACACCCGCTCGAAAAGTCATGGACTTTAATGGTCAAGCAGATATAGTGTACGACCTAAAGACTGATCTAGATCTTGCAGAAGATGCTGCAAGACCATTAGTCGTTGAAGCCGTTTTAGAAGAGAAAGACACATTGATACGTCAAAACATTACGACGAGGATTCTCCTCCTACGAACTCCGTACAGACTTAAAGTAACAGCTCCCGATCGATTTAAACCTACTCTTCCATACACTGTTCAG atcgAATTAGTAAACTCTTCTGGGCAGACTATGAAAATATCTGGTGACGTGATTGTTGAGCGACTATGGGACGACGGAGCTCCTGTTAACAAAACTACTATAGCTCTTACTAAAGGCTTCGCAAAATATACTTTCACACCAGATTTGGCTCACGCAAATTCAACCCTTAATTTAGTG attaagtACAAAGAAATTTCGGAGCGAGTGGTAAACGTCCAGAAAAGTATGGAAACTGGTGGACAATTCTTAGTGATGGAGCTTCTAACCCGCAATACTTCTGTGGGTGACGAGATGCGGGCTCGGATCACCGCCACCGAGCCGATGGATCTCGTTCATTATGTCATCATCGGTCGCGGTGATATCCTCGTTGCCAAGACTTTAGAA TTGAGCCCGGCGCGGCGCAGCGTGGACGTGTCGGAGCGCGTGTCCGCGGGGATGTCCCCGGGCTGCTCGCTGCTGGCGTGGTACCCGCGCCTCGCCGCCGACGCCGTGCGCGCCGCCGCGCTCTACGCGCCGCAAGGCCAGCTGCTGCGGCACCAG gTGACAGTGACGTCAGTTACGTCAGGATCCTTACTCCGACCTAACGGGTTGGTGGAGTTCCGCGTGACGGGCGAGCCCGGCGCGCAGGCCGCCCTCATCGGGGGCGACGAAAACTCCATCGCGACTGGACTGGCCGACGACAATGGATTAGGCAGTGGCCTTGATATGCATAcg ATCGAACGAGAAGTGGAAAGCTATAGTGGACTAAAACATTCGCTCTTCAAAAACGAAGACCATTTGCCGAGCTTGGGACTAGACTTAGGGGGAAAAAATACAACTGATGTATTTAca aacGCCGGTGTAGTGTTTCTGACTGACGGTCTCGTTATTAAAGGCGACGATAAAG ACGGCTCGTCGGTGGAAACGGGCACGCGCGCGCCGCAGGCCGGCCCGTACGCCTTCAGCCGCgtgccgccgccgcccgcgccgcgacACTACCTCACGCGCACACTCTCGCCGCACACCACGTGGATGTTCACCAACCTCACCATCGG TAATGACGGCATGGGCACCAGGGAGCGCTGGTCACCAATTACCCCCGGTGAATGGTCGGTCGGAGCCTTTGCGATCCATCCCACTTTAGGATTAGGTCTGGCTGCACCGCGCAAATTGACCACTGCTCTACCGCTCTCCATGACTGCCGAGCTCCCGGAAAGTCTACAAAAGGGAGAGACCATAGCCATCATAATAACGCTCAAGAGCTCCCTTACTGTAGATACTTCAGTCGAAGTAACTTTCCACAATTCCGACCAGTATTTCGAATTCGAACCTTTAGAGAATAACGTCGATTCATCTAAAA AAATCGAGCTGTTCCGTCGCGTGCGCGTCGCGGTGCCGGCGCGCGCGCTCGCCAGCACGGCCTTCCTCGTGACGGCGTCGCGTGCGGGCGAGGCGCCCGTCATCGTGGAGGCTAACGGGAACGGAGTCTCCGCCTCACTCTTTCGGACCATCGATGTTAAG GACGGATATGTTGAAGACATTTGGTCATGGGCACTCCTCGACGGTCGGCGTGGAGTAGCTCGAGTGAACGTCTCGTTGTCACCAGCAGCTGGCACTAAGCTGGGCGCTGTGTCCTTAGAAGCCACTGGCGATCTGCTGGCTAATGCTCTGAGGGCGATGAAGGCGCCTCCAGGCGTCGCAGCAGACGCTAATTATGCGCTTCGGCCAATGGCTCGAGCGTGCATTTTACTGGATTATCTTCAG gCAACGGAGCAAGATGACGAGACAACGATAGTCAAGGAAGCTCGTGTTCAGGCGGCCACTGGCTACCAACGTCTTATGGCTTTCCGCCGACCGGACGGCTCCTTCTCTCAAGAAATCGGCGACGAAGCTATATCTGATGTCTG GATGACCTCGGTGGCGGCGCGCTGGCTGTCGCGCTCGTCTCGCTACGTGGAGGTGTCGCCcgaggcggcggcggcggcggcgcgctggCTGGTGGGCGCGCAGGCGGCGGACGGCAGCTGGCCGCCGCCGCGCCAGCGGAACGACCCGCGCGCCCAGGCCGGCGTGCCGCTCACCGCGCGCGCCCTGCTCGCCCTGCTGGAGACCAAG GCCAATGATGTGCTGTACAAGAACGCGATCAACAAGGCCACGGACTCCCTGGCCCGCGCGCTGTCGGCCGACTTGGACGCCCACTCGCTGGCGGCCCTGGCCGGCGCGCTGGCCGCCGCGCGGCACCCGCAGGCCGCGCAGGCGCTGCAGCTCCTCGACCAGTACGCGAACACCACGG GATCTGCCTTGTATTGGCCACGTAAAATACCGGCTTCAGAGTGGAGGAATCCGTGGTTAAAGGGAAATAGTCTAGAAGCTTCGACGGCGGCGTGGGCTCTGCGCGCTATGCTGGCTTCCAACCTTATAGAAGAATCAGTTCCCGTTGCTCGCTATCTATTGCAAGCGCTTGGACCGAAAGACCAAGATCCTGATGTG TTGGACGCGTTATCGCAGTTTGCGCAAACAATAAAAACAGCGACTAAGCTGAGGGTGTCGGTCGCAGTCTCCGGATCTGAAGAGCCGCGGCAGTTCAACATAGACAACGACAATGCTCTCATCATACAAACGCAATTg GTGCGTGAAGTGCGCAACGCGAGCGCGACTACGGAAGGTCGCGGCGTGTGCGCGGTCGGTCTGACTGCGCGCGGGCGCACTAACGTGACGGGGGCGTGGCCGCGGTACACGCTCGACCCTCGCGTCGACCAGGTCTCGACCCGACACCGCCTGCAGCTCTCCGTTTGCGTTGG ATTTGTTCCAGTAGGAAATGAAACTGAAAGTGGATTAGCGCTTCTTACAGTGCAGCTACCTTCAGGATATTTAGCTGACCTAAACACAATTACAGAATTAaca GCGGCGCGGCACGTGGTGGGCGCACGGCTGTATGCTGGTGGGTCGCGAGTGTCGGCGTGGCTGCGCGCGGGCGTGTCGGAGCGCTGTGCCACGCTGGCGGCACCGCGAGCGCTGGCCATTGCGCGACAGCGTCCAGCCTGGGTCACACTCGTCGACCTATATGACTCCA GCCACCGCGCCCGCGTGTTCTACCAGACCGTGTCGAGCTCGGCGTGCGACGTGTGCCGCGCGTGGCCGTCGTGCGAGCGCGCGTGCGGCGCGGCGGCCGGACAGctcgcgcccgcgcccgcgcccgcgcccgccccgCGCGCGCCCTCGCCCGCCGCGCGTGCCTCTCTCTCCGCCCTGCCGCTGCTGCTGCTGCTCCCGCTACTGCGGTAG
- the LOC113394493 gene encoding peptidyl-prolyl cis-trans isomerase, rhodopsin-specific isozyme-like, with protein MKLHLLLTIVLQIFCAISAHHFRVTDQVYLDVHRENKHIGRIVIGLFGDLAPKAVKNFKVLATKGIKGKSYKNTSFNRIIKRFMIQGGDVVSDDGKGSISIYGETFEDENLDTEHTVAGFVSMANKGKNTNGCQFIITTKGTPWLDSLHTVIGKVVEGQNVVHIVEQTPTDIEDRPEMRVYIADCGLLPTQPFYISDDPYDLWSWIKASAVPLTMSFSVLGFFHWMIRKIDI; from the exons ATGaagttacatttattattaacaatcgttctacaaatattttgtgCAATCAGT GCGCATCATTTTCGAGTAACTGATCAAGTTTATTTGGATGTTCATAGAGAGAATAAGCATATAGGCCGAATTGTTATAGGACTTTTTGGAGATTTAGCGCCGAAAGCCGTGAAAAATTTTAAGGTCCTTGCAACAAAAGGTATAAAAggaaaatcgtataaaaatactagttttaatcgtataattaaaagattcatgatacaag GAGGTGATGTTGTGTCAGACGATGGTAAAGGCTCTATAAGTATTTATGGTGAAACATTTGAAGACGAAAACTTAGACACAGAACACACTGTAGCAGGTTTTGTTTCTATGGCTAATAAAG GAAAGAACACTAATGGCtgtcaatttattataacaacaaaGGGCACTCCGTGGTTGGACAGTTTACATACAGTTATAGGAAAG gtaGTGGAAGGTCAGAACGTCGTGCATATAGTTGAACAGACTCCAACCGATATCGAAGATCGTCCTGAGATGCGCGTATACATAGCTGATTGCGGCCTACTACCAACGCAACCGTTTTATATCTCCGACGATCCATATGA TCTGTGGAGTTGGATCAAAGCGTCCGCAGTTCCATTGACGATGTCTTTCTCCGTTTTGGGATTTTTCCATTGGATGATcagaaaaatagatatttaa
- the LOC113394497 gene encoding enhancer of yellow 2 transcription factor-like produces the protein MTVNSTIAHQRLILSGDRERFKELLRRRLIECGWRDQVRMLCREVVKENEGNNVTFDLLLTRVTPQARALVPDSVKKELLLKLKTHLLTQKDQ, from the exons atgacTGTAAACAGTACTATTGCTCACCAACGCTTAATACTTAGCGGAGACCGGGAAAG GTTCAAAGAACTACTGAGACGTCGTTTAATTGAATGTGGTTGGAGGGATCAAGTAAGAATGCTGTGCCGAGAAGTAGTTAAAGAAAATGAGGGCAACAATGTCACATTTGATTTGTTACTGACAAGAGTAACTCCTCAAGCTAGAGCTCTCGTCCCAGACTCTGTAAAAAAGGAACTATTGCTAAAACTTAAGACTCACCTTCTAACACAGAaagatcaataa